Proteins encoded together in one Undibacterium sp. CCC3.4 window:
- the yfcF gene encoding glutathione transferase, whose amino-acid sequence MSEQLIRLYVDAEYSSPYAMSAFVALHEKALPFELCTLDFSARQQHAPSYAAKSLTRRVPTLEHGDFSLSESSAICEYLEEVFPAVALYPQQLQQRARARQVQAWLRSDLMALRNERNTMAVFYGKKFPPLSTAAVAAVEQLVYVADALLGEGAEHLFGQWSIADTEMALMLNRLHLHGDALAPRLVRYAEAQWQRPSVQRWLQYIAARSL is encoded by the coding sequence ATGTCAGAACAATTAATCCGTTTATATGTTGATGCTGAGTACAGCAGCCCGTATGCCATGTCTGCCTTTGTGGCTCTGCACGAAAAAGCCCTGCCATTTGAATTATGCACGCTCGATTTTTCTGCGCGCCAGCAGCATGCGCCGTCCTATGCAGCCAAGTCCTTGACACGCCGTGTCCCTACGCTTGAACATGGTGATTTTTCTTTGTCGGAATCGTCGGCCATTTGCGAATACTTGGAGGAGGTTTTCCCGGCTGTCGCCTTGTATCCGCAACAGTTGCAGCAACGCGCACGCGCACGCCAAGTGCAAGCTTGGTTGCGCAGCGATTTAATGGCACTGCGCAACGAACGCAATACCATGGCTGTATTTTACGGCAAGAAATTTCCGCCCTTGTCGACTGCCGCCGTTGCTGCTGTAGAGCAATTGGTCTACGTTGCCGATGCCTTGCTGGGCGAGGGCGCTGAGCATTTGTTCGGTCAATGGAGTATTGCCGATACCGAGATGGCCCTGATGCTCAATCGCCTGCACTTGCATGGCGATGCTTTAGCGCCGCGCTTGGTACGTTATGCCGAGGCGCAATGGCAGCGCCCCTCGGTGCAGCGTTGGTTGCAATATATCGCGGCGCGCAGCTTGTGA
- a CDS encoding ABC transporter permease: MLRLSWRMTMRDWRAGELRFLLLALMIAVAALSSVGFFTDRLRSGLQRDAHQLLGADLLLSADQNLPAAWRTEAQQRGLQTADTVVFASMAIAGEGDAARTHLVSLKAVSPGYPLRGTLLLQAPGGASNPQVSGNGGPAAGTVWLDASLQQALGLQLGEQLRLGEQRLRFVAVIGNEPDRGAGFMNFAPRAMIALSDLAGTNLVQNGSRVTYRLLMAGMPTAIAEYQKQLQQNIAISQQKGISVESLANGRPEMQATLDRAEQFLALVSLLSAMLAAVAIAMAARRFMLRHLDACAMLRCLGLTQNQVTLMYLSEFFLLGVIGSVAGVLLGYAGHYVLLELLQQLVAKDLPAASCLPAVLAAATGLLLLLGFALPPILQLRNVPHNRVMRREAVPPQALSVLTYGLGLAMFVGLLLWQSADLKLGLIIAGCFLASLALFALLALAALRLLKSARNLWQAASWRFAVTSLQRRPGATVLQIVALALGLMALLLLTVVRADLISAWKQATPADAPNQFVINIQPEQTEQIAARLARFGAPQMYPMIRGRLIALNAQPLTAAQYPEEQAKRMLEREFNLSTMVDLPPMNQITAGRWYDDAHAATAEASVEEGIAKTLHLKLGDVLRFDVAGQQISATITSLRKLDWSSMRVNFFVVINPRALSDFPQTWITAFHLPPGQTDFVNRLTLDFPNLTVVDVGAMLRQLQDVLDQVITAVEFLFLFTLVSGGLVLYAALAGTQDLRQRETALLRALGASRRQLSQAQWLEFLLVGSLAGFLAAAGASATGWGLAHFSFHFPWVFSPVVWLVGIVAGAACAWLGGWLSLRQVLNQAPLLSLRQV; the protein is encoded by the coding sequence ATGCTGAGACTTTCTTGGCGCATGACGATGCGCGACTGGCGTGCCGGTGAATTGCGATTTTTATTACTGGCCTTGATGATTGCCGTCGCTGCTTTGTCGTCGGTCGGGTTTTTCACCGACCGTTTGCGCAGCGGTTTGCAGCGTGATGCGCATCAATTGTTGGGGGCCGATTTATTACTCAGCGCCGACCAAAATCTGCCAGCGGCTTGGCGCACGGAGGCGCAGCAGCGTGGCTTGCAAACCGCCGATACGGTGGTGTTTGCCAGTATGGCTATCGCCGGTGAGGGCGATGCCGCGCGCACCCATCTGGTTTCACTCAAGGCGGTCAGTCCTGGTTATCCTTTGCGCGGCACCTTGCTGTTGCAAGCGCCTGGCGGTGCGAGTAATCCGCAAGTGTCTGGTAACGGCGGTCCGGCCGCTGGCACGGTCTGGCTCGATGCTTCCTTGCAACAGGCCTTGGGTTTGCAACTCGGTGAGCAACTGCGCTTGGGTGAGCAGCGGCTGCGATTTGTTGCGGTCATTGGCAATGAGCCCGATCGCGGCGCTGGATTCATGAATTTTGCGCCGCGCGCGATGATTGCGCTGAGTGACTTGGCCGGCACGAATTTGGTGCAGAATGGCTCGCGCGTGACCTACCGCTTATTGATGGCCGGCATGCCGACGGCGATTGCCGAATACCAAAAACAATTGCAGCAAAATATTGCTATTTCGCAACAGAAGGGTATCAGTGTGGAATCTTTGGCCAATGGCCGGCCCGAGATGCAAGCCACGCTGGATCGGGCCGAACAGTTTCTGGCCTTGGTCAGCCTGCTCTCGGCGATGTTGGCGGCGGTTGCCATCGCCATGGCGGCGCGCCGCTTCATGCTGCGCCATCTTGATGCCTGTGCCATGCTGCGTTGCCTTGGTTTGACGCAAAACCAAGTCACGCTGATGTATCTGAGTGAGTTTTTCTTGCTGGGAGTCATAGGTAGCGTGGCCGGTGTCTTGCTCGGTTATGCAGGGCACTATGTTTTGCTGGAATTATTGCAACAACTGGTGGCCAAAGATTTGCCGGCGGCGAGTTGCTTGCCGGCTGTTTTGGCGGCCGCTACCGGTTTGCTGCTATTGCTAGGTTTTGCTTTGCCACCAATTTTGCAATTGCGGAATGTGCCGCATAATCGCGTCATGCGCCGTGAAGCTGTGCCGCCGCAAGCATTGAGTGTGCTCACCTACGGTCTGGGCTTGGCGATGTTTGTCGGCTTATTGCTGTGGCAAAGCGCCGATCTCAAACTCGGTTTAATCATCGCCGGTTGTTTCCTCGCGTCATTGGCACTGTTCGCCTTGTTGGCGCTGGCGGCGTTGCGCTTGCTCAAGAGTGCGCGCAATCTGTGGCAAGCGGCCAGTTGGCGCTTTGCCGTCACGTCTCTGCAACGCCGACCCGGCGCGACGGTATTGCAAATCGTTGCGCTGGCGCTGGGCTTGATGGCCTTGCTGTTGCTGACGGTAGTGCGGGCGGATTTGATTTCGGCTTGGAAGCAAGCGACTCCTGCTGATGCTCCAAATCAATTTGTAATCAATATCCAACCCGAGCAAACCGAACAAATTGCCGCTCGCTTGGCCCGCTTCGGCGCACCGCAAATGTATCCGATGATACGTGGTCGCCTGATTGCGCTCAATGCCCAGCCATTGACGGCGGCGCAGTATCCGGAAGAGCAAGCCAAGCGCATGCTCGAACGCGAGTTCAATCTTTCGACCATGGTCGATTTGCCGCCGATGAATCAGATCACGGCCGGTCGCTGGTATGACGATGCCCATGCCGCGACGGCGGAAGCTTCAGTCGAAGAAGGCATTGCCAAAACTTTGCATCTCAAGTTAGGCGATGTGTTGCGCTTTGATGTTGCCGGCCAGCAGATCAGCGCCACCATCACCAGTTTGCGCAAGCTTGATTGGAGTTCAATGCGCGTCAACTTTTTTGTCGTCATCAATCCGCGCGCACTCAGTGATTTTCCGCAAACTTGGATCACGGCCTTTCATTTGCCACCGGGGCAAACTGACTTCGTCAACCGACTCACGCTCGATTTTCCGAATCTGACCGTGGTCGATGTCGGTGCCATGCTACGCCAATTGCAGGATGTCTTAGATCAAGTGATCACGGCGGTGGAATTCTTGTTCTTGTTCACTTTGGTATCGGGTGGCTTGGTCCTGTATGCGGCGCTGGCTGGTACGCAAGATTTGCGGCAGCGTGAAACGGCTTTGTTACGTGCCCTCGGTGCCAGTCGTCGGCAATTATCGCAAGCGCAATGGCTGGAGTTTTTACTCGTCGGCAGTTTGGCTGGCTTTTTGGCGGCGGCCGGTGCCAGCGCCACGGGTTGGGGTTTGGCACACTTCAGTTTCCATTTTCCATGGGTATTTTCACCTGTGGTTTGGCTAGTTGGCATCGTTGCCGGGGCCGCATGTGCTTGGTTGGGTGGCTGGCTGAGTTTACGTCAGGTATTGAATCAAGCACCCTTGCTCAGTTTGCGTCAAGTCTGA
- a CDS encoding cystathionine gamma-synthase family protein, giving the protein MTDHTAYGFTTTILHSDRQKPIEHGSVHKPIHSSVMYGYGDARDLAAVFQGKQAGYRYGRQGNPTVTALEEKISKMEDATASLCFATGMAAIGALFQALLKEGDHVVSSKFLFGNTNSLWQTAAGQGIRLDMVDATDVAVVEAVLTPATRMVFVETIANPRTQVADLERIGALCAARGILFVVDNTMSSPYLFRPKAVGAGLVINSLTKSIAGHGNVLGGAVSDTGVFDWSTYPHIAPNFRKQAPQQQGMAQLRAKALRDFGASLSPEAAHQIAIGAETMALRMERSCANALALAQLLAADPRVAAVYYPGLASHPQHALVTQLFRAGGALLSFELQAGIDCFDFLNHLKIAINATHLGDTRTLVIPVAHTIFFEMGAERRADMGIADGLIRVSVGIEDSADLLADFARALAQV; this is encoded by the coding sequence ATGACCGATCACACTGCATATGGCTTTACCACGACGATTCTCCACAGCGACCGCCAAAAACCGATAGAGCATGGCTCGGTGCATAAGCCGATTCACAGCTCGGTGATGTACGGCTATGGCGATGCGCGCGATTTGGCGGCGGTATTCCAGGGTAAGCAAGCCGGTTATCGTTATGGTCGTCAGGGTAATCCGACGGTGACGGCGCTGGAAGAAAAAATCAGCAAGATGGAAGATGCCACGGCTTCCTTGTGTTTTGCCACCGGCATGGCGGCCATCGGTGCTTTGTTCCAGGCTTTGCTCAAGGAAGGCGATCATGTGGTGTCGTCGAAATTCCTGTTTGGTAATACTAACAGCCTGTGGCAGACCGCCGCCGGGCAAGGCATTCGCCTCGATATGGTCGATGCCACCGATGTCGCCGTGGTCGAGGCGGTGCTGACGCCGGCCACGCGCATGGTGTTTGTGGAAACCATCGCCAACCCGCGCACCCAAGTCGCCGATCTGGAACGGATCGGTGCGCTGTGTGCCGCGCGCGGCATCTTGTTTGTCGTCGATAACACCATGAGCTCGCCGTATCTGTTCCGTCCCAAGGCGGTTGGTGCGGGTCTGGTAATCAATTCGCTCACCAAGTCGATTGCCGGTCATGGCAATGTTCTCGGTGGCGCTGTTTCCGATACCGGCGTGTTCGACTGGAGCACGTATCCACATATCGCCCCGAACTTCCGCAAACAAGCCCCGCAGCAGCAGGGGATGGCGCAGTTGCGGGCCAAAGCCTTGCGCGATTTCGGCGCGAGTTTGTCACCGGAAGCGGCGCACCAGATTGCCATCGGTGCGGAAACCATGGCTTTGCGCATGGAGCGCAGCTGTGCCAATGCGCTGGCGCTGGCACAATTGTTGGCCGCTGATCCACGGGTAGCGGCGGTTTACTATCCGGGTTTAGCCAGTCATCCACAACACGCTCTGGTGACGCAGCTGTTTCGCGCCGGCGGCGCACTGCTGAGTTTTGAGCTGCAAGCCGGGATAGATTGTTTCGATTTCCTCAATCATCTGAAGATCGCGATCAATGCCACTCATCTCGGCGACACGCGCACCCTTGTGATTCCGGTCGCGCACACCATCTTCTTTGAAATGGGAGCCGAACGGCGTGCCGACATGGGTATCGCCGACGGTTTGATCCGGGTCTCGGTTGGCATTGAAGATAGTGCCGATTTGTTGGCTGATTTTGCCCGGGCGCTGGCACAGGTCTGA